A genomic region of Candidatus Pseudomonas phytovorans contains the following coding sequences:
- a CDS encoding LysR family transcriptional regulator, producing MYSSERLKGIDVFVAVADLGSFTAAAERLNLTSSAISKSVARLEARLGARLFNRTTRTLSLSEAGVVFYRTCTSVLADLEEVEHALVTRDDQPHGKVRIELPASYGRLHVLPLILDFIRLHPLLQPHVSFSDRFVDPVHEGIDIVVRIGGPDAWPAALGHQYFGAQRLMFCASPAYLEKHGVPQDERDLEHHHCVGYGHTDGLVSPWFFKGRQPGEMERRTVHPRIAVGDGEGEVAAVLAGHGIGQLPTWLTQQHLDQGRLVEVLPTLATDGLPMNLVWLKSREGLPKVRALLDYLLPRLAPHGTRASESG from the coding sequence ATGTACTCCTCTGAACGCCTCAAGGGCATCGACGTCTTCGTCGCCGTTGCCGACCTGGGCAGTTTCACCGCAGCCGCCGAACGGCTGAACCTGACCAGCTCGGCCATCAGCAAGAGTGTCGCCCGGTTGGAGGCCCGCCTGGGTGCACGCCTGTTCAATCGCACCACCCGCACCCTGTCGCTCAGCGAGGCAGGCGTGGTTTTCTACCGCACCTGTACCTCGGTCCTGGCCGACCTTGAAGAGGTGGAGCACGCGCTGGTCACCCGTGACGACCAACCGCACGGCAAAGTCCGAATCGAACTGCCCGCCTCCTACGGCCGCTTGCATGTGCTGCCACTGATCCTCGACTTCATCCGCCTGCACCCGTTGCTGCAGCCGCATGTGTCGTTTTCCGACCGCTTCGTCGACCCGGTGCACGAGGGTATCGATATCGTGGTGCGCATCGGTGGCCCGGATGCCTGGCCGGCGGCGCTCGGTCACCAGTACTTCGGTGCCCAGCGCCTGATGTTCTGTGCCTCACCTGCCTACCTTGAAAAGCACGGCGTGCCGCAAGACGAACGCGACCTGGAACACCACCACTGCGTTGGCTACGGGCATACCGACGGGCTGGTCAGCCCGTGGTTTTTCAAAGGCCGCCAACCTGGCGAAATGGAACGGCGGACCGTGCACCCGCGCATCGCGGTGGGCGATGGCGAGGGCGAAGTTGCAGCCGTGCTGGCCGGCCATGGCATCGGCCAACTGCCCACCTGGCTGACCCAGCAACACCTCGATCAAGGGCGCCTGGTCGAGGTGCTGCCGACGCTGGCCACCGACGGCCTGCCCATGAACCTGGTGTGGCTGAAAAGCCGCGAAGGGCTGCCCAAGGTCCGCGCCTTGCTCGACTACCTGCTACCCCGGCTGGCGCCTCACGGCACGCGGGCCAGCGAATCGGGCTGA
- a CDS encoding MFS transporter has protein sequence MSAFEPTPGVGASRANVGISIAILAFSAFLIVTTEFLIVGLLPALSQDLGISISMAGQLVTLFAFTVMIAGPALTALLAHLDRKRLFISILLVFAGANALAAVSSSFWVLAIARVIPALALPVFWGTASETAGHLAGRERAGQAIAKVYLGISAAMLLGIPLGTVAANAVGWRGAFWILAALALLMALAMWVWMPQVARTAKVDFMQQARIFKERYFLANVLLSIVVFTAMFTGYTYLADLLQRVAGVAPAHTGWWLMGFGAVGLLGNWIGGRATDRSPLRATALFLVLLAIGMAALVPLAHAGLAFCLALAVWGVANTALYPVSQVRVMSSVTHAQALAGTTNVSAANAGIGLGAVLGGMTIPGLGIEYLGYVAAGVALLALGLVPVVGKLARQPDSLARVP, from the coding sequence ATGTCTGCCTTTGAACCCACCCCTGGGGTTGGCGCTAGTCGCGCAAACGTTGGGATCAGTATTGCAATCCTGGCCTTTTCGGCCTTTCTGATCGTGACCACCGAGTTCCTGATTGTCGGTTTGCTACCCGCGCTGAGTCAGGACCTGGGCATTTCGATTTCCATGGCGGGCCAGTTGGTCACGCTGTTTGCCTTTACGGTGATGATTGCCGGCCCGGCTTTGACCGCTTTGCTGGCACATCTGGACCGTAAGCGGTTGTTCATAAGCATCTTGCTGGTGTTCGCCGGCGCGAATGCGTTGGCCGCTGTTTCGAGCAGCTTCTGGGTGCTGGCCATCGCTCGGGTCATACCGGCACTGGCGCTGCCGGTGTTCTGGGGCACGGCCAGCGAAACCGCCGGGCACCTGGCCGGACGGGAGCGGGCAGGGCAGGCCATCGCAAAGGTGTACCTGGGCATCTCGGCGGCCATGTTGCTGGGTATACCATTGGGTACCGTGGCGGCCAATGCCGTGGGCTGGCGCGGCGCGTTCTGGATACTGGCGGCCCTGGCCTTGCTGATGGCGCTGGCGATGTGGGTTTGGATGCCGCAGGTCGCCCGCACGGCGAAGGTCGACTTCATGCAGCAGGCGCGCATTTTCAAGGAACGTTATTTTCTGGCCAATGTGTTGCTGTCGATTGTGGTATTCACCGCCATGTTCACGGGCTACACCTACCTCGCCGACCTGCTGCAACGGGTTGCCGGTGTGGCGCCGGCGCATACTGGCTGGTGGCTGATGGGTTTCGGAGCGGTCGGATTGCTTGGCAACTGGATCGGCGGGCGCGCAACCGACCGTTCGCCGCTCCGGGCTACGGCCTTGTTCCTGGTGTTGCTCGCCATTGGCATGGCGGCGCTGGTGCCGCTGGCACATGCGGGTTTGGCATTCTGCCTGGCACTGGCAGTGTGGGGCGTGGCCAACACGGCGCTGTACCCGGTCAGCCAGGTGCGCGTGATGAGCTCGGTGACCCATGCCCAGGCCTTGGCTGGTACCACCAATGTGTCGGCCGCCAACGCCGGGATCGGTCTGGGCGCGGTGCTGGGTGGCATGACCATCCCTGGCCTGGGTATCGAGTACCTGGGCTACGTGGCCGCAGGCGTCGCGCTGCTGGCGCTGGGCCTGGTGCCGGTAGTCGGCAAGCTTGCGCGTCAGCCCGATTCGCTGGCCCGCGTGCCGTGA
- a CDS encoding 8-oxoguanine deaminase — translation MSSATPVKTLLVKNAALLVTMDGQRREIKNGGLFIEGNLIKQVGPSDTLPQQADVILDMAGKVVIPGLVNTHHHMYQSLTRVVPAAQDGELFNWLTNLYPIWARLTPEMIAVSTQTAMAELILSGCTTSSDHLYIYPNGCKLDDSIHAAAEIGMRFHAARGSMSVGQSQGGLPPDSVVEKEADILKESQRLIEDYHDASHGSMRRIVVAPCSPFSVSRDLMREAAVLARQYGVSLHTHLAENVNDIAYSREKFGMTPAEYAEDLGWVGHDVWHAHCVQLDQHGIELFARTGTGVAHCPCSNMRLASGIAPVRKMRDHGVPVGLGVDGSASNDGASMIGEVRQALLLQRVGFGPDAMTAREALEIATLGGAKVLNRNDIGALAPGMVADFVAFDLGHVAYAGGHHDPLAALVFCTPTQVHTSVINGRVVVKDGQLATVDLPRVLERHNQLAHQLVSGN, via the coding sequence ATGTCATCTGCAACCCCTGTAAAAACGCTACTCGTCAAAAACGCCGCACTGCTGGTCACCATGGACGGCCAACGCCGCGAGATCAAAAACGGCGGCCTGTTCATCGAAGGCAACCTGATCAAGCAGGTCGGCCCCAGCGATACCCTGCCACAACAGGCCGATGTCATCCTCGACATGGCCGGCAAAGTGGTCATCCCGGGCCTGGTCAACACCCACCACCACATGTACCAGAGCCTCACCCGCGTGGTGCCGGCCGCCCAGGACGGTGAACTGTTCAACTGGCTGACCAACCTGTACCCGATCTGGGCACGCCTGACCCCCGAGATGATCGCGGTGTCGACCCAGACCGCCATGGCCGAGCTGATTCTGTCGGGCTGCACCACCTCCAGCGACCACCTGTATATCTACCCCAATGGCTGCAAGCTCGACGACAGCATCCATGCCGCCGCCGAGATCGGCATGCGCTTCCACGCCGCGCGTGGCAGCATGAGCGTGGGCCAGAGCCAGGGCGGCCTGCCGCCTGACTCGGTGGTGGAAAAGGAGGCCGACATCCTCAAGGAGTCCCAGCGCCTGATCGAGGATTACCACGATGCCAGCCATGGCTCGATGCGCCGTATCGTGGTGGCACCCTGCTCGCCGTTCTCGGTCAGCCGCGACCTGATGCGCGAAGCCGCCGTGCTGGCGCGCCAGTACGGGGTGTCGCTGCACACGCACCTTGCCGAGAACGTCAACGACATCGCCTACAGCCGCGAGAAGTTCGGCATGACCCCTGCCGAGTACGCCGAAGACCTCGGCTGGGTCGGCCACGATGTATGGCATGCCCACTGTGTGCAACTCGACCAGCACGGCATCGAGCTGTTCGCCCGCACCGGCACCGGTGTCGCCCACTGCCCATGCTCGAACATGCGCCTGGCCTCGGGCATCGCCCCGGTGCGCAAGATGCGCGACCATGGCGTACCGGTGGGCCTTGGGGTCGACGGCTCAGCCTCCAACGACGGCGCCAGCATGATCGGTGAAGTACGCCAGGCCCTGCTGCTGCAGCGGGTAGGCTTCGGCCCCGACGCAATGACTGCCCGCGAAGCACTGGAAATCGCCACGCTCGGCGGCGCCAAGGTGCTCAACCGCAATGATATCGGCGCCTTGGCCCCCGGCATGGTGGCCGATTTCGTCGCCTTCGACCTCGGCCATGTGGCCTATGCAGGCGGCCACCACGACCCGTTGGCGGCCTTGGTGTTCTGCACCCCGACCCAGGTGCACACCAGTGTGATCAATGGCCGCGTGGTCGTGAAGGACGGCCAGCTGGCCACCGTCGACCTGCCACGCGTGCTGGAGCGCCATAACCAGTTGGCCCACCAGTTGGTCAGCGGCAACTAG
- a CDS encoding SDR family oxidoreductase, which yields MTNTHKPLVVITGASSGIGLATARLLSSRGHALLLLARRLAPMQQLQLPNTLALAVDITDRTAVLAAVAEAETRFGPVDAIINNAGVMLLGNIATQDPEQWDRMLDVNVRGLLNGIHAVASGMVERKRGTIINVSSVAGRKAFPNHVAYVGTKFAVTGLSENLREELAPSNVRVITIEPGAVDTELLSHTTDDAIKAGYNDWKQEMGGVLTAETIAETIGFAYGQPQSVCIREIVVCATRQQA from the coding sequence ATGACCAACACCCATAAACCCTTGGTAGTCATTACCGGTGCCAGCTCCGGTATCGGCCTGGCCACCGCCAGGCTGCTGTCCAGCCGTGGCCACGCCCTGTTGCTGCTGGCCCGTCGCCTGGCGCCGATGCAGCAACTGCAGCTGCCGAATACCTTGGCACTGGCGGTCGATATCACCGACCGCACGGCTGTACTGGCAGCCGTTGCTGAAGCCGAGACGCGCTTCGGCCCGGTAGACGCGATCATCAACAATGCTGGCGTGATGCTGCTGGGCAATATCGCCACTCAGGACCCGGAGCAGTGGGACCGCATGCTCGACGTCAACGTGCGTGGGCTGCTCAACGGTATCCATGCGGTGGCCAGCGGCATGGTCGAGCGCAAGCGTGGCACCATCATCAACGTCAGTTCCGTGGCCGGGCGTAAAGCTTTCCCCAACCATGTCGCCTACGTCGGGACCAAGTTCGCCGTTACCGGCCTGTCGGAAAACCTGCGTGAAGAACTGGCACCGAGCAACGTGCGGGTGATCACCATCGAGCCGGGCGCAGTCGACACCGAGCTACTCAGCCACACAACCGATGACGCCATCAAGGCGGGCTACAACGACTGGAAACAGGAGATGGGCGGGGTGCTTACGGCCGAGACCATTGCCGAAACCATCGGCTTCGCCTATGGCCAGCCGCAGTCGGTGTGCATCCGGGAAATCGTGGTGTGCGCTACCCGGCAGCAGGCGTGA
- a CDS encoding LysR family transcriptional regulator, with product MTAAARSIHLSQPALSGSIRALEQALGTMHHS from the coding sequence ATCACCGCCGCCGCGCGTTCCATACACCTTAGCCAACCGGCGCTTTCCGGTAGCATCAGGGCCCTGGAGCAAGCCCTGGGCACCATGCATCATTCATGA
- a CDS encoding MFS transporter: MANPAATNTPRQATCIALLVAITFFMENLDATVIATALPQMASDFGESAVSLNIGISAYLLAVAVFIPLSGWVADRFGPRQVFAGAIGLFTVASLLCGMAPSLETFVAARVLQGIGGALMVPVGRLVVLRTTEKKDLVKMLAVITWPGLVAPVLGPPLGGLIVTHWSWPWIFYLNIPLGLLAIAAAWVLIPNARSGEQRRFDTLGFVFLASACSALLVGLEMLGSLAGGSLGAGLALVSLGGGLTWLAVRHCQRHASPLLPLDTLAIPTFRVSIVGGTLFRLSISALPFLIPLLLQIGFGLSPVDAGLLVLAIFAGNLAMKPFTTGLLRRYGFRRVLLANGLIGVGCILACLALQPGMPWYWMAVVLFVGGLSRSMQFTTYNAVGFADVPKQQMGDASTLFSMCFQLAMALGVAVVALLLRVAMMVRGGEGEMTVSDFHWALIGVALIACVALADAIRLPGNAGEQVLRT; this comes from the coding sequence TTGGCCAACCCGGCAGCGACGAACACCCCTCGCCAAGCCACCTGCATCGCCTTGCTGGTCGCTATCACGTTCTTCATGGAAAACCTTGATGCCACCGTGATTGCCACGGCACTGCCGCAAATGGCCAGTGACTTCGGGGAAAGCGCGGTCAGCCTGAACATCGGCATCAGTGCCTACCTGCTGGCGGTGGCGGTGTTCATTCCGCTCAGTGGGTGGGTGGCCGACCGTTTTGGCCCGCGTCAGGTGTTTGCCGGGGCCATTGGCCTGTTTACCGTGGCTTCGTTGCTGTGCGGCATGGCCCCCAGCCTGGAAACCTTCGTCGCAGCCCGGGTACTTCAAGGTATCGGCGGTGCTCTCATGGTACCGGTGGGCCGGCTGGTGGTGCTGCGCACGACCGAGAAGAAAGACCTGGTGAAAATGCTCGCGGTGATCACCTGGCCCGGCCTGGTAGCACCGGTACTGGGCCCGCCGCTCGGTGGCCTGATCGTCACTCATTGGTCCTGGCCCTGGATCTTCTACCTGAACATCCCCCTCGGGTTGCTGGCCATTGCGGCGGCCTGGGTGCTGATTCCGAATGCGCGGTCAGGTGAACAGCGCCGCTTCGACACGCTGGGGTTCGTGTTCCTGGCATCGGCTTGCTCGGCGTTACTGGTCGGGCTGGAGATGCTTGGCTCATTGGCGGGAGGTAGCCTGGGTGCCGGGCTGGCGCTGGTGTCGCTGGGCGGCGGGCTTACCTGGTTGGCGGTTCGCCATTGTCAGCGCCATGCCTCGCCGCTATTGCCACTGGATACCTTGGCTATCCCCACGTTCAGGGTCAGCATCGTTGGCGGTACCTTGTTCCGCCTGTCGATCAGCGCCTTGCCGTTCCTGATCCCGTTGTTGCTGCAGATTGGTTTCGGCTTGTCGCCGGTGGATGCCGGGCTGCTGGTATTGGCAATCTTCGCCGGCAACCTGGCGATGAAGCCGTTTACCACTGGCTTGCTGCGCCGCTATGGTTTCCGCCGCGTGTTGTTGGCCAATGGGCTGATTGGCGTGGGCTGCATTCTGGCTTGCCTGGCCTTGCAGCCAGGCATGCCGTGGTACTGGATGGCGGTGGTGTTGTTCGTGGGCGGGCTTTCGCGTTCGATGCAGTTCACCACGTACAATGCTGTCGGTTTTGCCGACGTACCCAAACAGCAGATGGGCGACGCTTCGACGTTGTTCAGCATGTGCTTCCAGCTGGCGATGGCGTTGGGGGTGGCGGTGGTGGCGCTGCTGTTGCGCGTGGCGATGATGGTGCGCGGCGGCGAAGGCGAGATGACCGTCAGCGACTTCCACTGGGCGTTGATTGGCGTTGCGCTGATTGCCTGTGTGGCGTTGGCGGATGCCATTCGCTTGCCGGGCAACGCCGGGGAACAAGTGCTGCGTACCTGA
- a CDS encoding response regulator transcription factor, whose amino-acid sequence MRVLVVEDDPSVSHWLGCKLHASGHACRTIDNGEGALQMIGNEVFDVVILDRILPKMDGIEVLRQLDGHNRPPILILSANDQTSDRVEGLRAGADDYLGKPFDFNELLLRLELLARRHKPRAPEEVVQIHDLCIDMGARLVRRADKRIELTDKEFKLLQVLAEHAGQVVTRSMLLEKVWGYNFDPQTNLIDVHLSKLRTKLEKGFEHALIKTVRAIGYVLG is encoded by the coding sequence ATGCGAGTATTGGTAGTTGAAGATGACCCGTCGGTAAGCCATTGGCTGGGCTGCAAGCTGCATGCTTCCGGCCATGCATGCCGGACCATCGACAACGGCGAAGGTGCCTTGCAGATGATTGGCAACGAAGTGTTCGACGTGGTCATCCTCGACAGGATCCTGCCGAAAATGGACGGCATCGAGGTGCTACGCCAGCTCGATGGCCACAACCGGCCACCGATTCTGATTCTGTCCGCAAACGATCAAACCAGTGACCGCGTAGAGGGGTTGCGCGCCGGGGCAGACGACTACCTGGGCAAGCCATTCGACTTTAACGAACTGCTGTTGCGCCTAGAGCTGCTGGCACGCCGCCACAAACCCCGCGCACCGGAGGAAGTCGTACAGATCCACGACCTGTGCATCGACATGGGTGCACGCTTGGTGCGCCGCGCCGACAAACGTATCGAGCTGACCGACAAGGAGTTCAAGCTATTGCAAGTACTGGCCGAACATGCCGGCCAGGTCGTCACGCGCAGCATGCTGCTGGAGAAGGTTTGGGGATACAACTTCGACCCGCAGACCAACCTGATTGACGTGCACCTTTCAAAACTGCGCACCAAGCTTGAGAAGGGCTTCGAGCACGCATTGATCAAGACTGTTCGGGCAATTGGTTATGTCCTGGGCTGA
- a CDS encoding HAMP domain-containing sensor histidine kinase, with translation MSWAELRPLLTTSSLRQATTIAFICLLFSLISMVLSNKLLEVVMRSHVRDMILNDVRSQQLQGSMGSAERMSWALRYRQQLDVRKERQATVIDRDGKVLFGSLGMLPEPTLPASDRLRWYHLSLVNDDGEAAEVLGLTITLADGGQYYSAFDLRPMLERTRIIPLATGAGLLLLLLSILITALPFGLHNLYRINRIRDALARYANGDYTAMAPAVQHGDEFDQLGIEINHGLRRINKLMDEVKHITSHIAHELRTPLTRLQSRLLTASEQLEGPAREELLCAVQDSERIQHLFRAVMRIAEVETGRMTCHFEVVQVRELLEDVAEYYQPLAEQRGCRFELEVQQGCQLFGDRALLFQALANLIDNALKYAPHGAVITLAARGRNGQGMLQVRDHGPGISAANSERAMARFQRLDAEAGTHGHGLGLTLVKAIAELHGGDLRLGDNQPGLAATVSVRKQAARLP, from the coding sequence ATGTCCTGGGCTGAACTACGCCCGCTACTGACGACCAGCAGCCTGCGCCAAGCCACCACCATCGCCTTCATCTGCCTGCTGTTCTCGCTCATTTCCATGGTGCTGAGCAACAAGTTGCTTGAGGTGGTGATGCGCAGCCACGTGCGCGACATGATCCTTAACGATGTGCGCAGCCAGCAACTGCAGGGCAGCATGGGCAGCGCCGAACGCATGAGCTGGGCGCTGCGCTACCGCCAGCAACTGGATGTACGCAAAGAACGTCAGGCCACGGTGATCGACCGCGACGGCAAGGTGCTTTTCGGCAGCCTCGGCATGCTGCCCGAGCCTACCTTGCCAGCCTCAGACCGCTTGCGCTGGTACCACCTGAGCCTGGTCAATGACGACGGTGAGGCGGCCGAAGTGCTCGGGCTGACCATCACCCTCGCCGACGGCGGCCAGTACTACAGTGCCTTCGACTTGCGCCCGATGCTGGAGCGCACGCGCATCATACCCCTGGCCACCGGTGCCGGCTTGCTGCTGCTGTTGCTGTCGATCCTGATTACCGCGCTGCCCTTCGGTTTGCACAACCTGTACCGCATCAACCGCATTCGCGACGCCCTGGCACGTTATGCCAACGGCGACTACACCGCCATGGCCCCGGCCGTGCAGCACGGCGACGAGTTCGACCAACTGGGCATCGAAATCAACCACGGCCTGCGCCGTATCAACAAGCTGATGGACGAGGTCAAGCACATCACCAGCCACATCGCCCATGAACTGCGCACACCCCTGACCCGCCTGCAAAGCCGCCTGCTGACCGCCAGCGAGCAATTGGAGGGGCCGGCGCGCGAAGAGCTGCTGTGCGCCGTGCAGGACAGCGAGCGTATCCAGCATCTGTTCCGCGCCGTGATGCGCATTGCAGAAGTGGAAACCGGGCGCATGACGTGTCATTTCGAGGTGGTGCAGGTACGCGAACTGCTGGAGGACGTAGCCGAGTATTACCAGCCACTGGCCGAGCAGCGCGGCTGCCGGTTCGAGCTGGAGGTGCAGCAGGGATGCCAGCTGTTCGGCGACCGCGCGCTGCTGTTTCAGGCCCTGGCCAATCTGATCGACAACGCGCTCAAGTACGCTCCGCATGGCGCTGTCATCACCTTGGCTGCCCGAGGGCGCAACGGCCAGGGCATGCTCCAGGTACGCGACCACGGGCCAGGGATCAGCGCGGCCAACAGCGAACGGGCGATGGCACGGTTTCAACGGCTGGACGCCGAAGCAGGGACGCACGGTCATGGGTTGGGGCTGACCCTGGTCAAGGCCATTGCCGAGTTACATGGTGGGGATTTGCGGCTGGGGGATAACCAGCCCGGGTTGGCGGCGACAGTGAGTGTGCGCAAGCAGGCGGCGCGCCTTCCTTAA
- a CDS encoding Flp family type IVb pilin: protein MTPRIRAFLTDESGVTAIEYGILAAAMAAAIGVIFGDGSPFIVALKNRFAEIGDQISGKKDSAQ, encoded by the coding sequence ATGACCCCTCGCATCCGCGCCTTCCTCACCGACGAAAGCGGTGTTACCGCCATCGAGTACGGCATCCTCGCCGCCGCTATGGCTGCCGCCATCGGCGTCATCTTCGGTGACGGCAGCCCATTCATCGTGGCCCTGAAAAACCGCTTCGCCGAAATCGGTGACCAGATCAGTGGCAAGAAGGACTCGGCGCAGTAA
- a CDS encoding prepilin peptidase produces MNSQLALIVLPPALCWVIASDLLYRRIHNLLVVMLALVWCAQPLFALLGLGPWGAMAGSELLEHLSGAVFGAVLVLIVGFMLFSIGQVGAGDVKLITVLCLWSSGNQMAFLVVTALAGGILALAMPLLAPLEQACAVLWQQVGARLPALGVGVPTVLTRERPQGLPYGLAIATGSFFTLFSSIHP; encoded by the coding sequence ATGAACAGCCAACTGGCCCTCATCGTCCTGCCACCGGCCCTGTGCTGGGTAATTGCCTCGGACCTTCTGTATCGGCGCATCCACAACCTGCTGGTGGTGATGCTGGCGCTGGTCTGGTGTGCCCAGCCGCTGTTCGCTTTGCTCGGCCTTGGCCCGTGGGGCGCAATGGCCGGTAGCGAACTGCTCGAACATTTGAGCGGCGCCGTGTTCGGGGCGGTACTGGTGCTGATTGTGGGTTTCATGCTGTTCAGCATCGGCCAAGTCGGTGCTGGTGACGTCAAGCTGATCACTGTGCTGTGCCTGTGGAGCAGCGGCAACCAGATGGCATTTCTGGTTGTCACGGCCTTGGCCGGCGGGATCCTGGCCTTGGCCATGCCGCTGCTGGCGCCGCTCGAACAGGCGTGTGCCGTGCTTTGGCAACAGGTAGGCGCGCGGTTGCCAGCATTGGGTGTCGGCGTTCCTACCGTGCTCACCCGTGAGCGGCCCCAAGGGCTGCCCTACGGCCTGGCCATCGCCACCGGCAGTTTCTTCACCCTGTTCTCCTCCATTCACCCCTGA
- the cpaB gene encoding Flp pilus assembly protein CpaB — protein MKTPSVLLLAGALVLAGGAALLARVLLAPPAPAAVAAAKPATVEKAALAVLVAANDLRPGQLIDRGMLRWQEVQALPSAERYFQRDQSDLDLGAGAVLRHPLKAGQALTESMLVRAGEPGFLAAVLRPGMRALSLPTSAVAVSQGLVSAGDRVDVILALKAGKNDDRDLGPPKLAAQTLLRDVRVLAINRSTRELTARLNAEAPATPANDKENRYFETVTLEVTPAQAERLALSKEVGSLQLALRGNREPGDGLPRSGSRDVTRLAQATDVFEKPDTRKFPTLLYRGDETERVEPPKAQP, from the coding sequence ATGAAAACCCCTTCCGTCCTCTTGCTGGCAGGCGCCCTGGTGCTGGCCGGCGGTGCCGCCCTGCTGGCCCGTGTCCTGCTCGCACCACCGGCACCAGCCGCCGTTGCGGCTGCCAAACCTGCCACCGTAGAAAAGGCTGCGCTCGCTGTACTGGTCGCGGCCAATGACCTGCGCCCCGGCCAACTGATCGACCGCGGCATGCTGCGCTGGCAGGAAGTGCAAGCACTGCCCTCAGCCGAACGCTACTTCCAGCGCGACCAAAGCGACCTCGACCTGGGCGCTGGCGCGGTGTTGCGCCACCCACTCAAGGCCGGCCAGGCGCTGACCGAGTCGATGCTGGTGCGAGCCGGCGAGCCTGGCTTCCTGGCGGCCGTGCTGCGGCCCGGCATGCGCGCCCTGTCGCTGCCGACTTCCGCGGTGGCGGTCAGTCAGGGGCTGGTCAGCGCCGGCGACCGGGTCGATGTGATCCTGGCACTCAAGGCTGGCAAGAACGACGACCGCGACCTCGGCCCGCCCAAGCTGGCCGCGCAAACCTTGCTGCGCGACGTGCGGGTATTGGCCATCAACCGCAGTACCCGCGAGCTTACTGCGCGCCTGAACGCCGAAGCGCCTGCCACCCCAGCCAACGACAAGGAAAACCGCTACTTCGAAACCGTCACCCTGGAAGTGACCCCGGCACAAGCCGAGCGCCTGGCCCTGAGCAAGGAAGTCGGCAGCCTGCAGTTGGCCCTTCGTGGCAATCGCGAACCCGGTGACGGCCTGCCCCGCAGTGGAAGCCGCGACGTCACCCGCCTGGCCCAGGCAACCGACGTGTTCGAAAAGCCTGACACACGCAAATTCCCCACCTTGTTATACCGCGGTGACGAGACCGAACGCGTCGAGCCCCCTAAAGCGCAACCCTGA